From the genome of Halomonas sp. MCCC 1A13316, one region includes:
- a CDS encoding diacylglycerol kinase, translating into MKPARTGWRHLFDATGYSLKGLKFAFRHETAFRQELAMCVIMLPLAWWIGSGPVEWILLVGSCLLVLTVELINSAIESVVDRIGTEHHELSGRAKDIGSAAVMIALLAAGLTWGLLVWQKFFG; encoded by the coding sequence ATGAAACCAGCGCGTACCGGATGGCGGCACCTCTTCGATGCCACGGGCTATTCGCTCAAGGGGCTCAAGTTCGCCTTTCGCCACGAGACGGCGTTCCGGCAGGAGCTGGCCATGTGCGTGATCATGCTGCCGCTGGCCTGGTGGATCGGCTCGGGTCCGGTGGAGTGGATCCTGCTGGTGGGCAGCTGCCTGCTGGTACTCACCGTGGAGCTGATCAACAGCGCCATCGAGAGCGTGGTGGATCGTATCGGCACCGAACATCACGAGCTATCGGGGCGCGCCAAGGACATCGGATCGGCGGCGGTAATGATCGCGCTGCTGGCCGCCGGCCTCACCTGGGGACTGCTCGTCTGGCAGAAATTCTTCGGCTGA
- the dacB gene encoding D-alanyl-D-alanine carboxypeptidase/D-alanyl-D-alanine endopeptidase — MDRIVMMFRAAVRLRCLALLCGLLLPLTASGAGFVELGKMLDKGFLISAEARLLGDGGRSGEVLGAIEQERQLSPASVSKAYLAAAALDRWGPQHRFTTQLVSAAELDAEGVLRGDLILDGGGDPALASEDLWRLTQRLYQTGVREIEGRLVVSQWRFGPVECITTDRCQAQSRAANSYSALLSSAGVNHGNWCVNVAPGTAAGEPARVFSCDSQTLIVGIDNQLETGPPDSVTEFSAERVTREDGDVMLLRGHIALDAAPRNVYRASGDPARQTARTLSAMLEQAGIVIGNGFVTSVEPPPASAHTLAEVVGRTLQELLLHVMNYSNNFMADVLALNLVDRPRATLLQAGEAIQDYVAGLPDHGPVIMLSGSGLTTENRTSAQGANALLESMFHRTSLFPSFVASFQSPVNGVSRFIRRGSPLVQNHIMLKTGTLNQPHAVRAASGYFRTRSGRWGVFTALVNGTASTPWLNWAQVLDPLSRDLERMIEAH, encoded by the coding sequence ATGGATCGTATTGTCATGATGTTTCGTGCCGCTGTAAGGCTGCGTTGTCTGGCCCTGCTGTGTGGGCTATTGCTTCCACTGACCGCTTCCGGGGCAGGTTTCGTGGAGCTGGGGAAAATGCTCGACAAGGGATTTCTGATCAGCGCCGAGGCCAGGCTGCTGGGTGACGGTGGACGTTCCGGCGAGGTGTTGGGTGCTATCGAACAGGAACGTCAGCTGTCACCGGCCTCGGTGTCCAAGGCCTACCTGGCGGCGGCGGCGCTCGACCGCTGGGGCCCGCAGCATCGCTTCACCACGCAATTGGTCAGTGCCGCCGAGCTCGATGCCGAAGGCGTATTGCGCGGTGACCTGATCCTCGATGGCGGCGGCGACCCTGCGCTTGCCAGCGAGGACCTGTGGCGATTGACCCAGCGGCTTTATCAAACCGGTGTGCGCGAGATCGAGGGCCGCCTGGTGGTCAGCCAATGGCGCTTCGGCCCGGTGGAGTGCATCACCACTGATCGTTGTCAGGCACAGTCGCGCGCCGCCAACAGCTACAGTGCACTGCTCTCCTCGGCGGGGGTCAACCATGGCAACTGGTGTGTCAACGTGGCGCCGGGCACCGCGGCGGGCGAGCCCGCGCGGGTCTTCAGCTGCGACAGCCAGACCCTGATAGTGGGTATCGACAATCAGCTCGAGACCGGCCCGCCCGACAGCGTCACCGAGTTCAGCGCCGAGCGCGTCACCCGTGAAGACGGGGATGTCATGCTGCTGCGAGGCCATATCGCGCTCGATGCCGCTCCGCGCAATGTCTACCGCGCCAGTGGCGACCCCGCGCGCCAAACGGCGCGTACCCTTTCGGCCATGCTCGAGCAGGCGGGAATCGTCATCGGCAATGGTTTCGTCACCAGCGTCGAGCCACCTCCCGCTTCCGCCCACACCCTGGCAGAAGTGGTGGGCAGAACGCTGCAGGAACTGTTGCTGCACGTCATGAACTACTCCAACAACTTCATGGCCGACGTGCTGGCGCTCAATCTGGTCGATAGGCCCCGGGCGACCCTGCTCCAGGCGGGGGAGGCGATCCAGGACTACGTGGCTGGATTGCCGGACCATGGCCCGGTGATCATGCTCAGCGGCAGCGGTCTGACCACCGAGAATCGCACCTCGGCACAGGGTGCCAACGCGCTGCTGGAAAGCATGTTCCATCGCACGTCGCTGTTCCCCAGTTTCGTGGCCAGCTTTCAGTCGCCGGTCAATGGCGTGTCGCGCTTCATTCGCCGTGGCTCGCCGCTGGTTCAGAACCACATCATGCTCAAGACCGGCACCCTCAACCAGCCCCATGCGGTGCGTGCCGCCAGCGGCTACTTTCGCACCCGTTCGGGGCGTTGGGGCGTGTTCACGGCATTGGTCAACGGCACCGCATCCACGCCTTGGCTCAACTGGGCCCAGGTGCTGGACCCCCTGTCCCGGGACCTGGAGCGCATGATCGAGGCGCATTGA
- a CDS encoding DMT family transporter, whose amino-acid sequence MMAFVYLALAIVAEVVATSALKATDGFTRLAPSLVVVVGYTIAFFMLSLVLRTIPVGIAYAIWAGLGIVLVALVGVVVYGQRPDLPAVLGIGLIIAGVVVIQLFSRIAAH is encoded by the coding sequence TTGATGGCGTTCGTTTACCTGGCGCTGGCGATCGTGGCGGAAGTCGTCGCCACGAGTGCGCTCAAGGCCACCGATGGCTTCACTCGCCTGGCCCCCAGTCTGGTGGTAGTGGTCGGCTATACGATCGCCTTCTTCATGCTGTCGCTTGTGCTGCGTACCATCCCGGTCGGCATCGCCTATGCAATCTGGGCCGGCCTGGGTATCGTGCTGGTGGCCCTGGTCGGGGTCGTGGTGTACGGCCAACGGCCCGACCTGCCAGCGGTGCTGGGTATCGGCCTGATCATCGCCGGCGTGGTGGTGATCCAGCTCTTTTCACGTATTGCTGCCCATTGA
- the trmB gene encoding tRNA (guanine(46)-N(7))-methyltransferase TrmB: MHATSRAIATNQLGPHKDVARRVERALVHPLRKPVAEHTCEAFERARAWYERDGGRRPLILDAGCGVGLSTRQLAECFDDHLVIGVDRSADRLSREHGEVGGNALLVRADLVDFWRLALAAGWQPARHYLLYPNPYPKSAHLKQRWHGHPVLPVILALGGRLELRSNWQLYVEEFAQALKQVTTVAAAVEPFVPGERYLTPFERKYHLSGQSLWRLVADLPHAPQLVPDGPEEVV; the protein is encoded by the coding sequence ATGCATGCCACCTCCCGTGCCATCGCGACCAACCAGCTCGGCCCGCACAAGGACGTTGCGCGTAGAGTCGAGCGCGCCCTGGTCCACCCCCTGCGAAAGCCCGTGGCCGAGCACACCTGTGAGGCGTTCGAGCGCGCCCGCGCCTGGTACGAGCGCGACGGCGGGCGACGCCCGCTGATCCTCGATGCCGGCTGCGGCGTAGGGCTGTCGACGCGGCAACTGGCCGAATGCTTCGACGATCATCTGGTCATCGGCGTGGATCGCAGTGCCGACCGGCTCTCGCGAGAGCATGGCGAGGTGGGGGGCAACGCCCTGCTGGTGCGTGCCGACCTGGTGGACTTCTGGCGCCTGGCGCTGGCCGCCGGTTGGCAGCCGGCGCGGCACTACCTGCTCTATCCCAACCCCTACCCCAAATCGGCGCATCTCAAGCAGCGCTGGCACGGTCACCCGGTGCTGCCGGTGATTCTAGCGCTTGGCGGTCGGCTGGAGCTGCGCTCCAACTGGCAACTCTACGTGGAGGAGTTCGCCCAGGCGCTGAAGCAGGTCACCACCGTGGCCGCTGCCGTGGAGCCCTTCGTTCCCGGCGAGCGCTACCTGACGCCCTTTGAACGCAAGTACCATTTGAGCGGCCAGTCTCTCTGGCGCCTGGTGGCAGACTTGCCCCACGCACCGCAGCTTGTCCCCGATGGGCCAGAGGAGGTCGTTTGA
- a CDS encoding beta-ketoacyl synthase: MGGVNAAGRTSGHQAFRRTVIDALPEAEQQALLLGLAALMGLGSCREGAWYDAAGNPIAASRLAENCRAQVLDHTLIRRIEDPRFNDDGLPANRRAGLGLGSELTFSIRRRQLPERLPPTWQVRELDRHTLEVTVPQGELEVLLPETRPAQVRAAGQLPSGFDPSRYYRSVHHPRGLSMSIFAASDCLASCGLEWETLRDRLDPDDIAVYAGNSIGQLDDEGWGGLLKSFVSGNRATSKQMPLGYGQMPADFLNAYVLGSVGGTGAVLGACASFLYNLRLGVEDIRSGQRRAVMVGTSDAPVTPEIIEGFRAMGALADDDSLKALDALELLTDADYQRACRPFARNCGFTIAEASQFVLLLDDELALELGAEILGSVPGVFVNADGWKRSISAPGIGNYITLGKAASLVRDMLGEEALRERTFLHAHGTSTPKNRVTESHVFDLVARANDIEHWPVVAVKAFVGHSQGSAAGDQLTSALGSFAHGILPGIPTLDAVAADVHAERLRFSCTPVPFAADAAFINAKGFGGNNATGVVLSPAVTERLLVKRHGEAAVAAWRERREVTRQVSQAYLAQADGGHYQARYRFGEGVLEGPELDVSATSITIPGYSRPVSLAVNNPYGKLDD; encoded by the coding sequence ATGGGCGGCGTCAACGCTGCCGGTCGTACCTCAGGCCATCAAGCATTTCGTCGCACCGTGATCGACGCCCTTCCCGAAGCCGAGCAACAAGCCTTGCTGCTCGGCCTGGCCGCTCTGATGGGACTGGGCAGTTGCCGGGAAGGCGCCTGGTACGACGCCGCCGGAAATCCCATCGCCGCCAGCCGGCTGGCCGAGAACTGCCGCGCGCAGGTGCTCGACCACACCTTGATCCGGCGCATAGAGGATCCCCGCTTCAATGACGACGGGCTCCCCGCCAATCGGCGCGCCGGCCTAGGCCTGGGGTCGGAACTGACCTTCAGCATTCGCCGCCGCCAACTGCCCGAGCGGCTGCCGCCGACCTGGCAGGTGCGTGAGCTGGACCGCCACACCCTGGAGGTCACGGTACCCCAGGGTGAGCTCGAGGTGCTGCTGCCGGAGACCCGCCCGGCCCAGGTGCGAGCCGCGGGTCAATTGCCCAGCGGTTTCGATCCCAGCCGCTACTACCGCAGCGTGCATCACCCACGCGGCCTGTCGATGTCGATTTTCGCGGCCAGCGACTGCCTGGCCAGCTGCGGCCTGGAGTGGGAGACACTTCGCGACCGCCTCGACCCCGACGACATTGCGGTGTATGCCGGCAACTCCATCGGCCAACTCGATGACGAGGGCTGGGGCGGGCTGCTCAAGAGCTTTGTCTCGGGCAACCGCGCCACTTCCAAACAGATGCCGCTGGGCTACGGGCAGATGCCCGCCGACTTCCTCAATGCCTACGTACTCGGCAGCGTCGGCGGTACCGGCGCCGTGCTCGGCGCCTGCGCCAGCTTTCTCTACAATCTGCGGCTGGGCGTCGAGGACATCCGCAGCGGCCAGCGCCGTGCGGTGATGGTTGGCACTTCCGATGCCCCGGTCACCCCCGAGATCATCGAGGGCTTCCGCGCCATGGGCGCGCTGGCCGACGACGACAGCCTCAAGGCGCTGGACGCCCTGGAGCTGCTCACCGATGCCGACTACCAGCGCGCCTGCCGCCCCTTCGCACGCAACTGCGGCTTCACCATCGCCGAGGCCAGCCAGTTCGTGCTGCTGCTCGACGACGAGCTGGCGCTGGAGCTCGGCGCCGAGATCCTCGGCAGCGTGCCGGGCGTGTTCGTCAACGCCGACGGCTGGAAGCGCTCCATCTCCGCGCCCGGTATCGGCAACTACATCACCCTGGGCAAGGCGGCCTCGTTGGTACGCGACATGCTGGGCGAAGAGGCGCTGCGCGAGCGTACCTTCCTGCATGCCCACGGCACCAGCACGCCAAAGAACCGCGTAACGGAATCCCACGTCTTCGACCTGGTCGCCAGGGCCAACGACATCGAGCACTGGCCGGTCGTGGCGGTGAAAGCCTTCGTCGGCCACTCCCAGGGCAGCGCCGCCGGTGACCAGCTGACCAGTGCCCTGGGCAGCTTTGCCCATGGCATTCTGCCGGGCATCCCCACTCTCGACGCAGTGGCCGCCGATGTTCATGCCGAGCGACTGCGCTTCTCATGCACGCCGGTGCCCTTCGCAGCCGATGCCGCCTTCATCAATGCCAAGGGCTTCGGCGGCAACAATGCCACGGGCGTGGTGCTCTCGCCCGCCGTGACCGAGCGCCTGCTGGTGAAACGCCATGGCGAAGCCGCCGTCGCGGCCTGGCGTGAGCGACGCGAGGTAACCCGCCAAGTCAGCCAGGCCTACCTGGCCCAGGCCGATGGCGGCCACTATCAGGCGCGCTACCGCTTCGGCGAAGGCGTGCTGGAAGGGCCGGAACTCGACGTCAGTGCCACCAGCATCACCATTCCCGGCTATTCACGCCCGGTATCGCTGGCGGTGAACAATCCCTATGGCAAGCTGGACGACTGA
- the coaD gene encoding pantetheine-phosphate adenylyltransferase, with amino-acid sequence MKIAVYPGTFDPITHGHFDLIERASLLFDKVVVAISASPGKNPALDLATRIALAREVSAGLDNVEVIGFSGLLTDLMTDQRARIVLRGLRAVSDFEYELQLANMYRAQAPELESVFLTPAVENSYISSTIVREIAKLGGDVSRLVHPRVAETLRKHYNT; translated from the coding sequence ATGAAAATCGCGGTCTACCCCGGCACTTTCGATCCCATCACCCACGGTCATTTCGACCTGATCGAGCGCGCCTCGCTGCTGTTCGACAAGGTCGTAGTCGCCATCTCGGCCAGCCCCGGCAAGAACCCGGCGCTGGATCTCGCCACCCGTATCGCCCTGGCCCGCGAGGTTTCGGCGGGGCTCGACAACGTCGAGGTGATCGGTTTTTCCGGGTTGCTTACCGATCTGATGACCGATCAGCGGGCCCGTATCGTCCTGCGCGGCCTACGCGCGGTTTCCGACTTCGAATACGAACTGCAGCTGGCCAACATGTACCGCGCCCAGGCGCCCGAACTCGAAAGCGTGTTCCTTACGCCGGCGGTAGAGAACTCCTACATTTCCTCCACCATCGTGCGCGAGATCGCCAAGCTGGGCGGCGACGTATCCCGGCTGGTGCATCCCAGGGTCGCCGAAACGCTGCGCAAGCATTATAATACCTGA
- a CDS encoding YfhL family 4Fe-4S dicluster ferredoxin: protein MALMITDECINCDVCEPECPNDAISAGEEIYIIDPSHCTECVGHYDEPQCQQVCPVDCIPLDPKRRESRDELMAKYRLITAA, encoded by the coding sequence ATGGCCCTGATGATCACCGACGAGTGCATCAACTGCGACGTCTGCGAGCCCGAATGTCCCAACGATGCCATCTCGGCGGGCGAGGAGATCTATATCATCGATCCCAGCCACTGTACCGAGTGCGTCGGTCACTACGACGAGCCGCAGTGCCAGCAGGTGTGTCCGGTCGACTGCATTCCGCTCGACCCCAAGCGCCGCGAGAGCCGCGACGAGCTGATGGCCAAGTACCGGCTGATCACTGCGGCCTGA
- the cydC gene encoding thiol reductant ABC exporter subunit CydC, which translates to MSRVAGAKAAQADTAIRLLDLWRLRRGGWSLAFLIGTATLLAVVALLAISGWFITAAALAGVATTATLGFDYFRPAALIRLCAIVRTAGRYGERMASHSAALGLLSDLRCRIFEALTRRTLRAESRHADAVITMHRLVADIDHLDRFMLRMWMPWGWAGLMVLTVAGLLAWLDVSLLRIALPGLLLAWLGLPVLTWWQGSRLARQDAELAEQRRQALLEPLAALTSLLLWGRWETCRQRFAENDHRCLTHHERQLRLAGWVGALQQAVLGLSILAVVWQGFSLLEAGEISVPLLLAAVLGMLALGEILSPLANSFTSLGASLAARDRLNQLTTESYGPLSTSAEQPASPWHLELNRVTARWPNALAGPKEISLELHGGEILCLRGPSGCGKSTLLEVIAGEFEHQSGQLKLNGRDYRQWRLDDAIGYLPQQWDIFDMTLAQNLRLGDEQASDAELRDVLEDLALGEWVRAQPEGLDTRLGEYGAQVSGGQARRIALARLLLAGRPLLLLDEPLAGLDEQSRRQVLVGLRRRQGSGIMIIASHVPLTMPGAGVKELWLTSDGSAAEK; encoded by the coding sequence ATGTCTCGAGTAGCCGGTGCCAAGGCAGCCCAGGCGGACACTGCGATTCGGCTGCTCGACCTGTGGCGGCTGCGGCGCGGCGGCTGGTCGCTGGCCTTTCTGATCGGTACGGCCACGCTGCTGGCCGTGGTGGCGCTGTTGGCGATCTCCGGTTGGTTCATTACCGCGGCCGCCCTGGCCGGAGTCGCAACCACCGCGACCCTCGGCTTCGACTACTTCCGCCCGGCGGCGTTGATTCGTCTCTGCGCCATCGTGCGTACCGCCGGCCGTTATGGTGAGCGTATGGCTTCCCACAGCGCCGCGCTGGGGCTGCTCAGCGACCTGCGCTGTCGAATCTTCGAGGCTTTAACCAGGCGTACGCTGCGCGCCGAATCGCGGCATGCCGATGCTGTCATTACCATGCATCGCCTGGTAGCCGATATTGATCATCTCGACCGTTTCATGCTGCGCATGTGGATGCCATGGGGCTGGGCAGGGCTGATGGTGCTAACAGTGGCAGGGTTATTGGCGTGGCTCGATGTCTCACTCCTGCGGATCGCGCTACCCGGCTTGCTGCTCGCGTGGCTGGGGCTGCCAGTGCTGACTTGGTGGCAGGGTAGTCGCCTGGCACGGCAGGATGCCGAACTGGCCGAGCAACGCCGCCAGGCGCTATTGGAGCCCTTGGCCGCCCTCACCTCGCTTCTTCTTTGGGGGCGCTGGGAGACGTGCCGCCAGCGCTTTGCCGAAAACGATCACCGCTGCCTGACGCATCATGAGCGTCAGTTGAGGCTGGCGGGATGGGTCGGAGCGCTGCAGCAGGCGGTACTGGGTCTGAGCATCCTGGCAGTGGTGTGGCAGGGCTTCTCCCTGCTCGAGGCGGGCGAGATTTCCGTCCCGCTGTTACTGGCCGCCGTGCTGGGTATGCTGGCGCTGGGTGAGATACTCAGCCCTCTGGCCAATAGTTTTACCTCGCTGGGTGCCAGCCTGGCTGCTCGCGACCGACTCAATCAGCTTACAACAGAATCGTATGGGCCTCTGTCGACGTCGGCAGAACAGCCAGCTTCGCCTTGGCATCTCGAACTTAACCGGGTCACGGCTCGCTGGCCCAATGCCCTGGCCGGGCCGAAGGAGATATCGCTGGAACTGCACGGTGGTGAGATCTTGTGCCTGCGTGGTCCTTCGGGCTGCGGCAAGTCCACCTTGCTCGAGGTGATCGCTGGAGAATTCGAGCACCAGAGTGGCCAGCTCAAGCTCAATGGTCGCGATTATCGACAGTGGCGCCTGGATGACGCCATTGGCTACCTGCCCCAGCAGTGGGACATCTTCGACATGACCCTTGCCCAGAACCTGAGGCTGGGAGATGAGCAGGCTAGCGATGCCGAGTTGCGGGATGTGCTGGAGGATCTGGCGCTGGGCGAATGGGTACGTGCCCAGCCCGAGGGGCTCGACACCAGGCTGGGAGAATATGGCGCTCAGGTTTCTGGCGGGCAGGCACGTCGCATCGCCCTGGCCCGGCTGCTGCTCGCGGGGCGTCCGCTACTGTTGCTGGACGAACCGCTGGCCGGACTGGACGAGCAGAGTCGTCGCCAGGTACTGGTGGGCCTGCGTCGTCGACAGGGCAGTGGCATCATGATCATCGCTTCACACGTGCCGCTGACGATGCCCGGGGCTGGGGTGAAAGAGCTATGGCTAACATCCGACGGGAGTGCAGCGGAAAAATAG
- the cydD gene encoding thiol reductant ABC exporter subunit CydD, with protein sequence MPKGATDEPLDPGQRLRRCLTPQRWRLRGAFLLALGGCILLIVQSWLLASIFAHAILAWQGEVARFAPPVAWLAGLAACLVLRPLLQYGREVLTRVASRGVRAGLRGQLLESLGRLGPARRNLGSDGALGTQVLEHIDALDGYVSRYHVQRQLVIAVPLMLVLVVSLLSPLAAGLMLLTAPLVPLFMVLVGRAAAEASQRQLTALARLGGSFLDLARGMATLKRLNATSQAARRIADASEAYRSRTLGVLRLAFLSGAVLEFFAALAIALVALYLGLGLLGLLPWAQGEVPVPYQGALLILLLAPEFYAPLRQLGADYHARAEAEGAMQELIPLLDAETWQPSDGQAVTLDGPPSILCRGVTVAGEGGRRRLAPLDFESAGGERWLVQGESGCGKSSLLEAMLGFVPYEGSLCVDGRELSSLSRESWQRHLGYLGQQPPVMRGSVGDNLRLASPEAGKVALIAVLEQVGLWSLLAAREGLDTILGERGKGLSGGQLQRLALAQLLLREAPLWLFDEPTAHLDPDSARELHGLLERLSRGRTVIIVSHEAEGLEWVDGCLRLDDKPDGRSRLCPSDAQGLLPCLE encoded by the coding sequence ATGCCGAAAGGCGCGACTGACGAGCCACTCGACCCGGGGCAGCGGCTGCGCCGCTGCCTGACGCCGCAGCGCTGGCGGCTACGCGGTGCGTTTCTGCTGGCGCTGGGCGGCTGCATTTTATTAATCGTACAGAGCTGGCTTCTGGCCAGCATCTTTGCGCATGCCATTCTCGCCTGGCAGGGAGAGGTGGCGCGGTTTGCGCCGCCTGTAGCGTGGCTGGCAGGCCTGGCCGCCTGCCTTGTGCTGCGCCCGTTGCTACAGTACGGTCGCGAAGTGTTGACGCGGGTGGCCAGCCGCGGGGTCCGGGCTGGCCTGCGTGGCCAGCTGCTGGAAAGTCTGGGGCGGCTGGGGCCGGCGCGACGCAACTTGGGCAGCGATGGCGCCCTGGGTACTCAGGTCCTGGAGCACATCGATGCCCTGGACGGTTATGTCAGCCGCTACCACGTCCAGCGCCAACTCGTCATTGCCGTGCCGCTGATGCTGGTTCTGGTGGTTTCACTGCTCAGCCCGTTGGCCGCGGGATTGATGCTGCTGACCGCACCCTTGGTGCCGCTTTTCATGGTTCTGGTGGGTCGGGCGGCTGCCGAGGCCAGCCAACGCCAACTGACGGCGCTGGCGCGCCTGGGCGGCAGCTTTCTCGATCTCGCCCGCGGCATGGCCACCCTGAAGCGGTTGAATGCCACATCCCAGGCTGCACGGCGGATCGCTGATGCCAGCGAAGCCTATCGCAGCCGCACCCTCGGCGTACTGCGGCTAGCTTTCTTGTCCGGTGCGGTACTGGAATTCTTTGCGGCTCTGGCCATCGCCTTGGTGGCGCTCTATCTGGGGCTTGGCCTGCTGGGGCTGCTTCCCTGGGCCCAGGGTGAAGTGCCGGTACCCTATCAGGGAGCGCTGCTCATCCTGCTGCTGGCGCCGGAGTTCTATGCCCCGCTACGCCAACTGGGCGCCGACTACCATGCCCGTGCCGAAGCCGAGGGTGCCATGCAGGAGCTGATACCGCTGCTCGATGCCGAGACATGGCAGCCCTCGGATGGCCAGGCCGTCACCCTGGACGGCCCTCCGTCTATCCTCTGTCGTGGCGTGACGGTGGCGGGTGAGGGCGGACGTAGGCGCCTGGCCCCACTCGATTTCGAGTCGGCAGGCGGCGAGCGATGGCTGGTGCAGGGCGAGAGCGGTTGCGGCAAATCGAGCCTGCTCGAAGCCATGCTCGGTTTCGTGCCCTACGAGGGCTCGCTATGTGTCGATGGTCGGGAGCTGAGCTCTCTTTCACGCGAATCTTGGCAACGTCACCTGGGTTATCTCGGTCAGCAGCCGCCCGTGATGCGTGGCAGCGTGGGGGACAACTTGCGTCTGGCCAGCCCCGAAGCCGGGAAAGTGGCATTGATCGCCGTACTCGAGCAAGTCGGGCTCTGGTCGCTGCTGGCGGCACGTGAAGGGCTGGATACCATCCTCGGCGAGCGCGGCAAAGGGCTCTCCGGTGGCCAACTGCAGCGCTTGGCACTGGCCCAACTGCTATTGCGCGAGGCGCCGCTGTGGCTGTTCGACGAGCCTACGGCTCACCTCGATCCGGACTCGGCGCGGGAGCTTCACGGCTTGCTCGAGCGGCTCAGCCGCGGCCGCACGGTCATCATCGTGAGCCATGAGGCGGAGGGGCTCGAGTGGGTGGACGGTTGCCTGCGGCTGGACGACAAACCGGATGGGCGGAGCCGGCTCTGCCCATCCGATGCGCAGGGGCTGCTGCCATGTCTCGAGTAG
- the cydX gene encoding cytochrome bd-I oxidase subunit CydX, producing MWYFTWILGVTLAASLGILNAMWLELNGFEGESDAERRD from the coding sequence ATGTGGTATTTCACCTGGATACTTGGTGTCACGCTGGCTGCTTCCCTTGGCATCCTCAACGCCATGTGGCTGGAGCTCAACGGCTTTGAAGGCGAATCCGATGCCGAAAGGCGCGACTGA
- the cydB gene encoding cytochrome d ubiquinol oxidase subunit II produces the protein MTMDYEMLRFIWWVLIGVLLIGFAITDGFDMGVASLLKIVGQNDEERRVMINSVAPHWDGNQVWLVTAGGALFAAWPPVYAAAFNGFYLALMLTLFALFLRPLAFDYRSKLDNPSWRSRWDWALTVGSAVPALIFGVAFGNLLQGVPFQFDDILRLDYQGGLLGLLNPFALLAGLLSLLMFVTHGAAWLQLKTEGELMQRSAAIGRLTALACAVLFVLGGIWLIVGIDGYLVTSVIDTNGSNRTVDKLVEVSAGGWLANYGRFPLLWLLPLLGVAGFVVCSWALQVGRRVLAFTSSSLAMTMVIVTTGITMFPFVMPSSLVPNHSLTMWDATASELTLTIMFWVVCLFVPLVLAYTAWSYYVMRGRLDEQYIRDNDKSLY, from the coding sequence ATGACCATGGACTACGAAATGCTCCGTTTCATCTGGTGGGTATTGATCGGTGTCCTGCTGATCGGTTTTGCCATCACCGATGGATTCGACATGGGCGTCGCCAGCCTGCTCAAGATCGTCGGGCAGAACGACGAGGAGCGGCGCGTTATGATCAATTCGGTAGCGCCTCATTGGGATGGCAACCAGGTGTGGCTGGTGACGGCAGGTGGCGCCTTGTTCGCCGCCTGGCCGCCGGTCTATGCCGCCGCCTTCAACGGCTTCTACCTGGCCTTGATGCTCACGCTGTTTGCGTTATTCCTGCGGCCGTTGGCCTTCGACTACCGCTCCAAGCTCGACAATCCCTCTTGGCGAAGCCGTTGGGATTGGGCCCTGACCGTTGGCTCGGCCGTGCCGGCGCTGATCTTCGGTGTCGCCTTCGGCAACCTGCTTCAGGGGGTCCCTTTCCAGTTCGACGACATCCTTCGCCTGGATTACCAAGGCGGTCTGCTGGGGTTGCTCAATCCGTTTGCCCTTTTGGCCGGCCTGCTCAGTCTGCTGATGTTCGTCACCCATGGGGCAGCGTGGCTGCAGCTCAAGACCGAGGGCGAGCTGATGCAGCGCAGCGCGGCGATCGGCCGCCTTACCGCCCTGGCCTGTGCCGTACTGTTCGTGCTGGGCGGCATCTGGCTGATCGTGGGAATCGATGGCTATCTGGTCACGAGCGTGATCGATACCAACGGCTCCAACCGAACCGTCGACAAACTGGTGGAGGTTAGCGCCGGTGGTTGGCTCGCCAATTACGGCCGCTTTCCCCTGCTGTGGCTCCTGCCCCTGCTAGGCGTGGCGGGCTTCGTCGTGTGCTCCTGGGCGCTGCAGGTAGGACGTCGGGTACTGGCATTCACCAGTTCTTCGCTGGCCATGACCATGGTCATCGTCACCACCGGCATCACCATGTTTCCGTTCGTGATGCCCTCCTCGCTGGTGCCCAACCATAGCCTGACCATGTGGGATGCAACGGCAAGCGAATTGACCCTGACCATCATGTTCTGGGTGGTCTGCCTCTTCGTGCCGCTGGTACTGGCCTATACCGCATGGAGCTATTACGTCATGCGGGGCCGGCTCGACGAGCAGTACATCCGTGACAACGACAAGTCGCTCTACTGA